A portion of the Malania oleifera isolate guangnan ecotype guangnan chromosome 3, ASM2987363v1, whole genome shotgun sequence genome contains these proteins:
- the LOC131151038 gene encoding ferrochelatase-2, chloroplastic — protein MEATASSGVLPHIKIPGSNTSNSSYKCSMSCPQTRPFMSVHCHSSERPREFDNSALQMSVVSSGDATYEGSGTLRGSHLGPILKRNPVEHKYCGSSLESQTHVAEEKVGVLLLNLGGPETLHDVRPFLFNLFADPDIIRLPRLFRFLQRPLAQLISVLRAPKSKEGYAAIGGGSPLRKITDEQAHALKRALEAKKKSVNIYVGMRYWHPFTEEAVQQIKRDKITRLVVLPLYPQFSISTTGSSIRVLERIFREDPYLSRLPVSIIQSWYQREGYIKSMADLIEKELESFSKPDEVMIFFSAHGVPVSYVEDAGDPYKDQMEECICLIMQELKARGVDNGHTLAYQSRVGPVEWLKPYTDKVLVELGQKGVKSLLAVPVSFVSEHIETLEEIDMEYKHLALESGIKNWGRVPALGCTSSFITDLADAVIEALPSAAAMSTSRSISEEEDSDPMRYAIKLFFGSILAFVLLLSPKMVLAFRNHLF, from the exons ATGGAGGCAACAGCAAGCTCCGGCGTTCTTCCCCATATCAAGATCCCTGGTTCAAACACCTCCAATTCTAGTTATAAATGTTCTAT GTCATGCCCTCAAACGAGACCTTTCATGTCTGTGCACTGCCACTCTTCCGAAAGACCACGAGAATTTGATAATTCTGCTCTTCAAATGTCTGTGGTTTCATCTGGTGATGCAACTTATGAAGGATCTGGCACTCTAAGGGGTTCGCATCTTGGTCCCATTCTGAAGAGAAATCCAGTTGAGCACAAATATTGTGGAAGCTCGTTAGAATCTCAAACACATGTTGCAGAGGAAAAAGTTGGAGTATTGCTTTTGAACCTTGGAGGACCAGAGACACTTCATGATGTTCGACCATTTTTGTTCAATTTATTTGCAGATCCG GATATAATTCGCCTCCCCAGGTTGTTTCGATTTCTTCAGCGGCCATTGGCACAACTAATTTCTGTGCTTCGAGCACCGAAGAGTAAGGAAGGTTATGCTGCAATAGGAGGTGGCTCACCATTGCGAAAAATTACTGATGAGCAG GCACATGCACTTAAAAGGGCTTTGGAAGCAAAGAAAAAATCCGTAAACATCTATGTTGGAATGCGATACTGGCACCCATTTACTGAAGAAGCTGTTCAGCAG ATTAAGAGGGATAAGATTACAAGACTTGTTGTGCTGCCACTTTATCCTCAGTTTTCAATCTCCACTACTGGATCTAGCATCCGAGTTCTCGAAAGAATCTTCAG GGAAGATCCATATTTGTCAAGACTGCCAGTATCCATTATTCAGTCCTGGTATCAACGAGAAGGTTATATTAAGTCTATGGCTGACTTGATCGAGAAGGAGCTAGAGAGTTTTTCTAAGCCTGATGAG GTCATGATATTCTTCAGTGCCCATGGAGTACCTGTCAGTTATGTTGAGGATGCAGGAGATCCATACAAAGATCAGATGGAAGAGTGCATTTGCTTGATTATGCAGGAGTTGAAAGCCAGAGGGGTTGACAATGGTCATACCCTTGCTTATCAG AGTCGAGTTGGGCCTGTAGAATGGTTGAAGCCCTACACTGACAAAGTTCTTGTAGAACTTGGCCAGAAAGGAGTGAAGAGTCTCCTGGCTGTTCCAGTAAG TTTTGTGAGTGAGCACATTGAGACTCTTGAAGAGATTGATATGGAGTACAAGCACTTGGCCCTTGAATCTGGCATTAAGAATTGGGGCCGCGTTCCTGCTCTGGGCTGCACCTCTTCCTTCATCACAGATCTGGCAGATGCAGTGATAGAAGCTCTGCCTTCAGCAGCAGCCATGTCAACCTCAAGGAGCATTTCTGAAGAAGAAGACAGTGATCCTATGAGATATGCTATCAAACTGTTTTTTGGTTCGATATTAGCATTTGTTCTGCTCTTATCACCCAAAATGGTACTTGCATTCAGGAACCACCTCTTCTAA